TAGATTCCAGAGACTCTAAATCAACTAAGTCCGTTCCTTGAACAAAAACTCTTGATCGATTGCCAAATTATTGCTATAATTCAAATTGTTGAATGGCGAGCGTAGCCAAGTGGTTAAGGCAGTGGTTTGTGGTACCACCATTCGTGGGTTCGATTCCCATCGTTCGCCCTATATAATTTTATATTGATATATATATATTCCTATATAAAGATAGGTTGTGGTTCTGAAGATTCATAACCATTACTTTAGCAATGATTTGTTGTATACGAGTTCATAGACTTGGAAGGGTTACAAACCTATAATGATTTATTACTTTATCTTATCAAGAAGTTGATGTATATAAGCAAATCTACTTTTTAGCAGCTTCTCTAGGAGACGGGCTATAGATAGAGAACCTGTTACTATGCTATCGGACTAAGCAGATGCTCTTACTTCTCTGGAGCCTGAGCTATTTATATTAAGAATTCCCGACTTCTCCAAGAAATCGGGAATTTGAGTGTCAGAAGTTTTTGAACGCACATTTAACTCTTAAAAAATGCCTAGAAGAATGATCAAAGTCAGCCCACAGAAGGCAAGTAAAGAAATAATCAGAATGTTGCCTATACTGTGGTCAGAAGGTGTTAACTTATCTGTATTGGTAGCCATATAAATCGACCCAATTTAAACAACCTTTGCCTAAATTATAACTATGGCAAATCAATATTAGTCTGCTTTTGAACAAAAATTTATTTTAATTCATTTAAGTTGAGCTAAATAGTTAAACTTCAGTAAAACTATTAACTTTTGTTTCAACTATTTAAAAAGAGATTAATGCCAAGACTATTACTTATTCCCAAAATTAATGCAAAACATGAATCATATTTTATTTTTGAAATTATTTACCTTATGTACAACAGATTTCAAGTTGGTGAGCTATACAAGCTATCAAAGCCTATTTTACCGGAATATTGGGTCTAAAGCCCCGTGCTTCTAACACAGCTTTAAAGTAATGAGTAATAAGTAATGAGTAATGAGTAGATGAAAAATGGGTATTTACTCATTACTTATTACTCATTACTTATTACTCATTACTTATTACTCATTACTTATTACTCATTACTTATTACTCATTACTTATTACTTATTACTTATTACTCATTACTCATTACTCATTACTCATTACTCATTACTCATTACTCATTACTCATTACTCATTACTCATTACTCATTACTCATTACTCATTACTCATTACTCATTACTCATTACTCATTACTCATTACTCATTACCCATTTTTCATCCACTCATTACTCATTACTCATTACTCATTACTCATTACTCATTACCCATTTTTCATCCACTCATTACTCATTACCCATTTTTCATCCACTCATTACTCATTACTCATTACTCATTACTCATTACTCATTACCCATTTTTCATCCACTCATTACTCATTACTCATTACTCATTACTCATTACTCATTACTCATTACTCATTACTCATTACCCATTTTTCATCCACTCATTACTCATTACTCATTACTCATTACTCATTACTCATTACTCATTACCCATTTTTCATCCACTCATTACTCATTACTCATTACTCATTACTCATTACTCCAGAATCACCGTGCGTTCACGGCGGTGAGGATGTCAATTCTGTTAGCGCAGCTTATTCTGATTATTATCAATTCTGAATTATGCTGTATGTGCCGCTCATCAAAATATACGCAAATCAATGATATAGTAAAGATTACATTAAGCAATTGAGGGCGTGATAATTTGTGCCCCAAATCTTATGATGGACTTATTTACTAACATCTATCAAAAGAAATAAAAATTGTATTCCTTTAGTGAGATCCAAAAATACTGAGTCATAGATACTTTAAGTAAAGTAGAACATGATTTAAGTGCCTGCTGAAAAGTTGATACTTGTAGGTACACAGGTAAATATAATTTATCTGTGTTGTTTCGTGTTTATATATGTCTAACAAAAGGTTGAGGCTTATTTGTCTCGCCTAGAAAGTTAACAATGCAAACATCGTCATTTAGTGGAGTTGCTATGTCTGAATTGCTTCAAGCAGTCTTAGATAGTGAAGAAAGAAGTGATTTACGTTCCTTTATTAGTGAATTACGCCAACAAGAAAAGAAGTACTTGCTACGGAACGACATACTCAATGTATATAGTGAGTATTGCTCCAAATCCCAGAAACCTGAAGGCTTTTACACTTCCTCGGAGTTAGGCAAACTCATTTACTATACTCAGGAAATTATTCAGGAAGACTCAAACTTCTGTTTCATCATCCGTTCTAAGATTGCCAGCCAAGAAGTTTATTGGTTGACATCAGACTTAAGCATTGAGCCGATGACGGTGCAGGATTTGTTGGATCTGCGCGATCGCTTGGTGGACAAATTTCATCCTAACGACGGCGGCTTGCTAGAATTGGATTTCGGCCCCTTTTATGACTACACCCCAGTCATCCGCGACCCCAAAAATATTGGTAAAGGGGTGCAATTCCTCAACCGCTATCTATCCAGCAAAATATTTCAAGATTCCAAACAATTGCTGGACAGCTTGTTGAATTTCTTGCGGCTGCACCACTACAACGGTGTGCAACTGCTAGTCAACGATCGCATTCAATCACAGCAGCAACTTTCTGAGCAAGTTAAGAAAGCTATCAGTTTTGTTAGTAATCGCCCCGCAGATGAACCCTACGAACAATTCCGCTTCCAATTGCAGTCAATGGGTTTTGAGCCGGGTTGGGGTAACACCGCAGCGCGAGTGCAGGAAACCCTAAATATTCTCGATGAATTGATTGATTCTGCCGATCCTCAAACCCTAGAAGCATTCATTTCTCGCATCCCGATGATTTTTAGAATCGTCTTGGTGTCAGCTCACGGTTGGTTTGGGCAAGAGGGAGTTTTAGGGCGTCCCGATACCGGCGGTCAGGTAGTTTACGTCCTTGACCAGGCAAAGAGCTTAGAGAAGCAGCTACAAGAAGATGTTCTGCTTGCGGGTTTAGAGAAATTGAATGTCGAGCCAAAGGTAATTATTCTCACCCGTTTGATTCCCAATAGTGATGGTACTCTTTGTAATCAACGGCTAGAAAAAGTCCACGGGACTGAAAATGCCTGGATTTTGCGAGTGCCTTTACGGGAATTTAACCCTAACATGACTCAAAACTGGATTTCTCGGTTTGAGTTTTGGCCTTATCTAGAAACTTTCGCCATTGATTCTGAAAGAGAACTACGGGCAGAATTTCACGGCACACCTGACTTAATAGTTGGAAACTATACTGATGGGAATTTAATAGCATTCTTGCTGGCGCGACGGCTGAAAGTTACTCAATGCAATGTTGCCCATGCTTTGGAAAAATCTAAATATTTGTTCAGTAACCTCTACTGGCAAGAATTAGAGGAGAAATATCATTTTTCCTTGCAATTCACAGCTGATTTGATTGCCATGAATGCTGCTAATTTTGTGATTAGCAGCACCTACCAAGAAATTGTCGGAACACCGGATAGTGTGGGACAGTACGAATCTTATAAGTGCTTCACCATGCCGGAGTTGTATCATGTTACCAATGGCATTGAATTATTTAGTCCCAAATTTAATGTTGTACCGCCGGGAGTAAACGAAAATAATTACTTCCCCTACACTCGAAATAAAGATCGGGTAGAGAGCGATCGCCAACGCCTTGCAGAAACCCTCTTTACTCTGGAAGATCCCACACAAATCTTTGGTAAACTCGACGATCCTAACAAGCGTCCTCTCTTCTCAATGGCGCGTCTCGACCACATCAAAAACCTCACAGGTTTAGCTGAATGTTATGGTCAAAGTAAAGAATTACAAGAGCATTGCAACTTAATTTTGGTAGCCGGTAAATTACGCGTCGAAGAATCAGGCGACAACGAAGAACGCGACGAAATTATCAAACTCTACCAAATAATTGACCAGTACAATCTCCACGGAAAGATTCGTTGGCTGGGTGTGCGCCTCTCCAAAACTGATTCCGGTGAAATTTATCGAGTCATTGCCGATCATCAGGGAATTTTTGTACAACCAGCTTTATTTGAAGCTTTTGGCTTGACAATTTTAGAAGCAATGGTTTCAGGATTACCGACTTTCGCCACACAGTTTGGTGGGCCATTAGAGATTATTCAAGATAAGGTGAATGGATTTTTAATTAACCCAACAAATTTAGAGGAGACAGCCAGCAAAATTGTGGATTTCATCACAAAATGCGAACAAAATCCTAACTATTGGAGTGAAATTTCCCAGCGAGGAATTGACCGAGTTTACAGCACCTATACTTGGAAAATTCACACTAGCAAGCTGTTATCATTAGCACGGATTTATGGCTTCTGGAACTTTACCTCAAAGGAAAATCGGGAAGATTTATTGCGCTATATTGAGGCTTTGTTCTATTTAATTTACAAGCCAAGAGCGCAACAGCTATTAGAGCAGCATCAGTACCGATAATAAGTTAGAAGGGATAAGCTGTTCCATATTTAACTCAATACGCTTGGTTTAAGAATTTTTGATATGTAGAGACGTTGCAATACAACGTCTCTAAAAAGGATTGCGGGCTTAACTAAACCGTATAGTAAGGATATTTAAATTACTGTGGACAAAAATCTTTATTTATATATTAATCGAATAATATCATGTCCGCATAATTAGTTATGATTCCCAGAGTCATTGCACCCCACCCCCAGCCCCTCCCCGCTCTTCGGGAGGGGAGACAAAGCGCAGCTTTGGCGGGGTGGGGTTCTTGGGGTTTAGTAAGTAATCAAGCGGACATGATATAAGAAGAATTTACCTTTTGATTAGTGTTCCAGATCCGAAAGCAATGTCTACGATGGGCTACGCCTACGGAGAAGATATTGTCAACAAGCAAGATTTCATGCGGATATATGAGAAATTTTTGATAAAATGTGCTGATCCTAGCTAGATGAGCTAAATCACAATTACTATTAAGGTCTATTTGTGAAATAAGCAGTCCAAAAGCTTAAAAATCAGGAAACCATTCCATGAGCGATCTGACCAGTGACAGCCAACTATCAAGGATTGTTTTGAAAGGCTTTAAGTCTATTGCTGAATGTGACCTTAAGCTTTTGAAACTAAACGTACTTATTGGATGTAATGGTGCAGGTAAATCTAACTTCATAGGCTTCTTTCGCATGGTTCAGCAGATGCTTGAGAGGAATCTGCAAGTTTTGGTAAGCCGCCAGGGTGGCCCCGATGCGATCTTGCATTTTGGCCGTAAAACAACTGAGCAACTAGAGATTGAGCTTTATTTTGGAAACAACGGGTACTTCGCTACTCTTGAACCAACTCAAGACAACCGTCTAATGTTTTCCAAAGAATCTTTTTGGTGGAATATGAGCGGTGAGCGTGAAATCGGTAGTGGTCATTTTGAGAGTAAGGCTTTACGAGGCAGTGGCACAAGAATTGACAAGTACATATTACCCACCATGCGGCAGTGGCGGGTTTATCATTTCCATGATACAAGCGACAGCGCTTATGTGAAGCAACCACACAAGATTAATGATAATGTTTACTTGCGTTCTGATGCGCGTAATCTTGCAGCTTTCCTATATTTGTTAAGTGAAAATTATTCGGAATCTTATCGGCGAATTGTCAAAACAATTCGACTTGTTGCTCCTTTCTTTGGTGATTTTTATCTACGTCATTCTCCACAAAACAATGAGGTGATCGAGTTGGAATGGGTCGAGCAAGGTCAAGATATTCCGTTTAAAGCTCATCTTCTTTCGGATGGAACACTTCGTTTTATATGCCTGGCCACTGTCTTTTTGCAACCTACTTCCCTTCAGCCCGAAACGATTTTGGTTGATGAACCTGAGCTAGGTCTTCACCCGTATGCAATTACTGTTCTTGCATCGTTAATGCGTTCCGCTGCAAAAGAAAAACAAGTTATTGTTTCAACTCAGTCGGTTGAACTGCTCAATGAATTTAGGGCGAAAGATGTAATTGTTGTAGATCGCGATCGTGGTAAATCATCCCTCCGAAGATTGAATGAGGATGATTTACACGAGTGGCTTGAAGACTACAGCTTAGGAGAACTGTGGAAGAAGAACATCCTTGGCGGGAGACCTTCACGATGATCCGAATACACGTTTTTGTAGAAGGACAGACGGAAGAAACTTTTGTAAAAGAAGTACTCTGCGAACATCTTCAGCGAAAAGAGATATATCTCAACCCCATTCTTGTGCGAACTAGCTCAACAAATAAGGGTGGTGTAGTGAGCTATGCAAAGATCAAGCCGCAATTAAATCGTAAATGCCTTGAGGATGTTTCGGCGTTCGTCACTACGATGTTTGATTTATATCGATTGCCAAATGATTTTCCAGGAAGCAGTTCTCTGCCTAGTACGAATGACCCATTTCAGAAAGCTGAATATCTTGAGCAGCAAATGAGCGCAGATATTAAACACCAAAATTTTCTCCCCAATTTACTGGTTCATGAGTTTGAGGGACTCCTGTACAGCAATCCACAAGCTTTTCTCGCATGGTTTGACCAAAGTATAGTAGATAGTCTACAGGCAGAGCGTGACTTATTCCTTTCACCTGAACATATTAATGAAGGCCCGACAACAGCCCCATCTAAACGAATTATTAGATGTTGCCTTGGATATGAAAAGCCATTACATGGCTCCTTGATTGCAATGGATATTGGGTTGGATACAATACGTCAGCAATGCCAGCATTTCAATCAATGGTTAATGCGTCTTGAAAAGATCAACGGTAGTAATGGCTAAAGAAAATATATTGCCCTCAAAAGACAGTAAAAATGTTATTTGTGTTCTCCATATTTTAGAAAGTTTTCAGCATTATTACTAATTTACAAAAGTGATTTTTTCTGAGATTTCCATAAATGAATCAGGAATTATGAATA
This portion of the Nostoc sp. GT001 genome encodes:
- a CDS encoding sucrose synthase, which codes for MSELLQAVLDSEERSDLRSFISELRQQEKKYLLRNDILNVYSEYCSKSQKPEGFYTSSELGKLIYYTQEIIQEDSNFCFIIRSKIASQEVYWLTSDLSIEPMTVQDLLDLRDRLVDKFHPNDGGLLELDFGPFYDYTPVIRDPKNIGKGVQFLNRYLSSKIFQDSKQLLDSLLNFLRLHHYNGVQLLVNDRIQSQQQLSEQVKKAISFVSNRPADEPYEQFRFQLQSMGFEPGWGNTAARVQETLNILDELIDSADPQTLEAFISRIPMIFRIVLVSAHGWFGQEGVLGRPDTGGQVVYVLDQAKSLEKQLQEDVLLAGLEKLNVEPKVIILTRLIPNSDGTLCNQRLEKVHGTENAWILRVPLREFNPNMTQNWISRFEFWPYLETFAIDSERELRAEFHGTPDLIVGNYTDGNLIAFLLARRLKVTQCNVAHALEKSKYLFSNLYWQELEEKYHFSLQFTADLIAMNAANFVISSTYQEIVGTPDSVGQYESYKCFTMPELYHVTNGIELFSPKFNVVPPGVNENNYFPYTRNKDRVESDRQRLAETLFTLEDPTQIFGKLDDPNKRPLFSMARLDHIKNLTGLAECYGQSKELQEHCNLILVAGKLRVEESGDNEERDEIIKLYQIIDQYNLHGKIRWLGVRLSKTDSGEIYRVIADHQGIFVQPALFEAFGLTILEAMVSGLPTFATQFGGPLEIIQDKVNGFLINPTNLEETASKIVDFITKCEQNPNYWSEISQRGIDRVYSTYTWKIHTSKLLSLARIYGFWNFTSKENREDLLRYIEALFYLIYKPRAQQLLEQHQYR
- a CDS encoding AAA family ATPase, with amino-acid sequence MSDLTSDSQLSRIVLKGFKSIAECDLKLLKLNVLIGCNGAGKSNFIGFFRMVQQMLERNLQVLVSRQGGPDAILHFGRKTTEQLEIELYFGNNGYFATLEPTQDNRLMFSKESFWWNMSGEREIGSGHFESKALRGSGTRIDKYILPTMRQWRVYHFHDTSDSAYVKQPHKINDNVYLRSDARNLAAFLYLLSENYSESYRRIVKTIRLVAPFFGDFYLRHSPQNNEVIELEWVEQGQDIPFKAHLLSDGTLRFICLATVFLQPTSLQPETILVDEPELGLHPYAITVLASLMRSAAKEKQVIVSTQSVELLNEFRAKDVIVVDRDRGKSSLRRLNEDDLHEWLEDYSLGELWKKNILGGRPSR
- a CDS encoding DUF4276 family protein, with product MIRIHVFVEGQTEETFVKEVLCEHLQRKEIYLNPILVRTSSTNKGGVVSYAKIKPQLNRKCLEDVSAFVTTMFDLYRLPNDFPGSSSLPSTNDPFQKAEYLEQQMSADIKHQNFLPNLLVHEFEGLLYSNPQAFLAWFDQSIVDSLQAERDLFLSPEHINEGPTTAPSKRIIRCCLGYEKPLHGSLIAMDIGLDTIRQQCQHFNQWLMRLEKINGSNG